The Pseudomonas sp. MH9.2 genomic interval GATCATCTGGCTCGTCATGAAGCTTCTGAGCTGCCGCGTCCCAGCCCCGTAGGTGAAGCCCGTACTTATTGAGTGCACAGAAATCCGCTGCCAAATGCCCGATTGTGATCTCAATGACGATGGGGTCAGCGATCTTGCATTGGTAAAAATCTGAGTCGCTGAGAGCCAGATTCCACTGGGGATGGAACGTGTACCGGATGGCTTCCAGGATTGTGGATTTTGAGGAGTCGCCCTTGCCTATGAGGCAAAAAATGTCGGCTGTTGGCACGTTCCAATCAAGCGCTTTCACCCCTCGAAAGTTCTTGATCACGATCTTTCTAATTTTCACCGACCGGTATCCTCTGAACGTCATCTATGAGTAAGGCGAAATTCGTTTGTAGCGCCTCACCTGGCTCTCAAGGAGCGCAGCGGGAGTGGCCATTCGCCTTACCCATCATAGATACATCCAGCAAGCCCGGGGAACTGGCCGTACGAATCCGTCGGAGATCGCATTATCCCGCAGGCTTAGGGGATACCTACTGGAGAGGAATCACATCGAATGCTGATCACCCCCGATTCTGTAATCGAACAGCAGTCATCTTGGCCCTTTGCTGCTCCCTGACCACAGCCTGCTGATCTATTCGCGTCTGGATTTGGGTGTAGAGCTGAGCCCGCTCGTTGTCTCGGTCGGCCACCGTAACCACCAGCGAGTACTGTTCCTTTTCTGCGGCCGAGGGATTCCAGTCACGATCCTGCCTGACTACGACCACAAACCACTTCTCGCCAGGTTTTCCTTGTTTGAACGTCCAGCGAGAAGACTGAACCGTACCGTGGTTTCTCATCTGGGCGGGAATGTCGCGATTTGTGTCCCTGGCCTCTTTGAGTACCTCCGTCGTCTTTTTCATCTCCTGGCTAAAGTGTTTCTGTACCTCCTCCAGCGAGGTGCCTGTGACCAAGCGGTAATAAATCTGGGTAGCCAGATACTCAATCCGGGTAGTCCGGACTACTGGCGAGTAAGCCAGTGTTATTGAAAGCTCTCGCGTCCCTCGAGCGGAGCGCAAATAGTCCTCCGGCAACGGCAGTTCAAAGAACTGGCATCCGTCGTTCTCGATAGTTTCCTCCGACATCAACACCACGACGTTATCGGAAGACCTGAAAAGATCAGCCTCACTCACCACTCCATAGCCGGCTACATCCCTTTCTACGTCACGGTTCCAGGTGGCCTTCGCCTTCTTGTAGCTCTTTCGAAACTCCTCAGAAAACGTCGAGGTGACCGCATCCGGCAGATAAGCCTGATTGACCAGCATTGCGCGAAGCATGTTCGCTGACGCCGTTGGGTACGCGTTCAGCAGGCGCCCGGCTAGGTGAGTGATGTACGGCGCCGCCAAGCTAGTTCCGCTGATCTCCTTGAAGACGGTATTCCCCGTCCACTGGTGGTTGAGCGTTAACACACCCAACCCCCGCATGTGTGGCGCCCATTGCGCGTTTGCTTGCCTCATAGGACTGGCGAGATTGCCGCCGGCCGCAACGAGCTCGGGCTTGATCGCGCCTTTTACCGACGGACCGTGCCGCGTGAAGGGAGATGGCTGGTTTTCCGAAGCAGGTGAGAGTTGGTAAATCTCCGGATACTTCTGACTATCAATCGTGGCGTTGTGCCGGGAGATGCTTCCCACAGTCAACACCATCATTGCAGGTGCGGGGTCAATGATTGCGCTCTGGGCAGCGATTAGGTACTCCGGGTACTCGTCGCGCCAACTATTGATTGGGACCGGCGGGTTTTCGGAGCCACAGAAATTGCCCGTAGAGACTACGAACAAGATGTTGTACCTCCGGGAAAGAACATCCAGGATGTAGGCTAGTCCTCTGACGTGCGCACCATCGTAGGGAGCATTATTGTTGCCCAGCGAGAGGTTGAAGATCCGGCAGCCGAGTTCGACGAAATGCTCTACAGCCTTCGTCAGCGATACCTCGAGTGTGAGTTCGTCGTAGACCGCATTACCTGTATGCGGACATTTCTTCATGACTTTTCCATTGAAAAGCCAGAACTCCGGCTTCCAGAAATTGGAGTTGTTACAGCCCTCCACGTCGCCATACAGGGCAACGCCGGCCACAGCGGTGCCGTGACCCGCTTCATCTGCATCCCCCTCTTCATCGACGAACGAGGCGCTCTCAGCCATTGCAGGCTTCAGGAGGGGATGATTCCCGTTGATGCCGCTGTCTAGAATGCAGACGCGGGCTGCGTCATTGGGTGGCGCCGGGATGTTGAGAGGCAACTCATTGATGTCTCGGTTCAGCTGTTGAATGCTAATCCCGGTGGCTGGAATGAGGTCCACTAGGCGAACATCGCGCTGGTTCAGCAGCAACTGTGCTTGCACAGGAGTCACCTCGACCCGGTACATGAGGAGGCTGTCCAGATTGATCCTGTCGAGCTTCTTGATGTGCTCGGAGGCAAGCCAGGTCTCGAAAGAAGTGGTGAGCAGAACACGACTCGGGTGATGCGCAACCTGAATAGGCCACAGTTCGACATCGAGCTTGAAGGTGGGGGTGTCCGGTAACCCTATGTTCTTAAGAGCCCAGCTCTTCCGATCTTCTGCGGACCAAGCATCTACACCTGCAATAGCCTCCAGAATCTGGCGATGGGTCAACCCCGAGTCCATAACACCCAGCTTTTGCAGATGAGCAGTAAATTTGGCTAGACCTTCCTCACTCGCGAACACTACACAAAGTTGCTTGCCTTCTTGGCTAACAAATTCCAACCCATGTGTATTCAGGTTGGCGAAGGTAAGTGCGCCCTCGTACTCCAGCTTTAGAACGTAAGGGGATTTGTCTGACGAGCCGATCTGCTTCTTGGCTAACCCTTCCGCTTTGGCGAAATATGCGTTGAGCTTTTGACCGTGACCGCGCCTATCTTCCCGGGTGACGAAGTGAGGGGGACTCTTGGTCCGGCGCGAGTTATCCAGAACTTCCCGTGTAATGCTCAGATGCTTGTAGGTTGCCACCGCTTCTTCCTTGAAAATTTATGTTTTAGGACTTTCTGAGGTCCTCCCGCACAAGAGCGCTTCTAAGCTCCTTGATGGTCAGAAACTCTTGCTCTCGCAGGATCATCCGCTTGGCGGCGCGGCGAATAACCCGCTCGATATCCGCGCCGCTCTTACCTTTAAACTCCTTCAATACTTCTTTGTCGTCAATCTCGAATTGACGACGGATCCCTCGCAGTTTCAGCAACAAGATTTCCTTCAACTGCTTTTCATCCGGAAGCGGAAACTCGATCGACTCATCGAATCGTCGCCAAATGGCAGAGTCCAAAATCTTCTCATGGTTGGTAGCCGCCAGGATCAAACTAAGACCTTCGTATGAGTCCATCATCTGAAGGACCGCGTTTACAACACGTCTTAGTTCGCCATGGTCGCCACTATCACCACGTTCTTTACCGATTGCATCGAACTCATCGAAGAGAACAACAAACGGATGTTGGGCAATAAAATCGAAGACCTTGCGTAGGTTGGCCGCCGTTTCGCCCAGGAAAGAGGACATCAATGCATCCAAGCGGACGATAGCTAAAGGGCGATCAAGCTCGAAGGCTACGACCTCTGCGGCTAGCGTCTTTCCGCAGCCGGGTGGGCCGAAGAAAATCACCTTGCCTGCGGGCTTCATGCCGTAGCTGCGCAGCACATCAGCACGCCGGTTCTCCTCGAGGATTTCCTCCAATGCAGCGGAACTGCTGGGGGGAAGTATCACTTCATCAAGAGAGCGCTTTGGAGTTCTTATATCAAGCAGCGGTAAACCACGCTCCTTGTCTACGGGAACGTCGTAGTGAGCTCGCGGCGTATTACTGGATGCCTTGAGATTTAAATCGCTGCCGTAAAGGATCTGCTCCAGATCGTTAGCCAGAAGATGATGCTGCTTCTGCCGCTCCTCCTCGATAACCGCTTTAGAGGCAAGACGAAACGCATCGGCATCGCCAGCGGTACCTGCTCGGAACAGCTGGCGGAGAATTTTTCCATTTGCCATAATCACCACCTTCTAAGTTATTGATTTATAAACTTATATAGACTTCGACAAACCCTGTCGCGACTACATAATTTCCAATAACTTGTCTCGCATTTTGATTTTCATAATCAGGCACTCCATTCCCAATTCAACATCTGTATACACACGTGCTAACACTTAGGAGCCGGGCAGCTGGCATGGCGGCGTAGCCTAGTTCATGTTGGAGTGGTCTTAAATGGCCCCTCCCGAAATTCCGCCGAGCTGCAACCTGTCACCCCACCTCTCGACCGATTGCCAGAGCCATCCAAGATGGCAGTAGCGACCGCACCGAGCTCAACGCCTGCCAGTCGATGGGAGTCAGCTGTATACGCAGCGTTTCCATTACCTCACCTATACGCCGCTCTCCCAACCAAGCCAAGGCTCGAATTACAGCACCGGCGGTCGTGGAACCAAGCGCTAGCATCCAGCGGGGGGCGTGCTTGATCTCAGCCGTTACTTCTCCCACTTGAAGCGTCCGAGCGCGCCCACTGGTGAGAAACGCGTCCCCACTCGGCACTTGCACCGACAGGCCCAGCATCTTTGCGGAACGCGCCCCATCAAGGACGATGTCTTCCTGATTCTTCGAGGCTAGAGCACTGACAACCTTTTCCATCGCCGGCGTTACATACCTACCTTGATCGGTGATGGCCGCTAGGTAAAGCCCACGAGACGCACGGATTAGCTTCCCAGCCTTCGCCAATCGTGACAGCGCCTGGTCTACGGCGGCCCGGCTTCCCAAGTGCAGAAACTCCTTGGCGCTCAGCAAGCCACCCTCAGGCAGACGTCGGCTGTGCTCGAGGATCGATTCGGGGAGGGTCTTCATAGGGCTTAAGCAACTCTCGCGAATTTAATGTCAGAAGTTTGTATTTATTTCTGACATTGGTCAAGTAATGATCATTCCCAACCATAAATCGGCTCAACGCCTCTGGAGCCGGCCTGCCGCCACATGTTGTCGCTGACGCGGAATTGCCCTAAGGCCGAGATGTCACTGACCTAGCGTGACTCTCGAAACATTGCAGTTGCGGGAGTTGCGCCAATTTGGAGATGGGGCAGTCTTGAGCCGGTAAGCCGCTAAGTAGATCAATTCGGCATAAACCTCAACAAGAGGGCGGCGGATGCAAACCCGCCTCTTACTCAATCTGCTATCTGGCCTTAGCAAGGTAATGATCAAGTCGCAACAGGTAGCGCTTGCTGTCATTTTGTCGCTATTATGCCGCCACGACAGCAAAATGCCCTCAAAATGACAGCGAGTATCGTCCATGGCCAGATTAAGCGTTCGCGACTTTCCTGATAATTTGCACCAGCTGCTGCTCCAGTCAGCTGCCAGGCATGAACGATCGCTAGAGGGGGAAACCCGGTTTGGCCTGGCGCGCTACCTTGAATCTCTCAACGCGCCCAAGCCTGAGGCGGCGTCCTTGTGTGAATCCTGGCAGCGCTCTACAGGCCAGCGCTTGCAAAAGCTATTTGCGCGCTTGCGCGAAGACAACGTTTTTTCCTGGGGCGAGCGCAGCGATTTCCCTCACTTGGCCTTGGCCTTGGGGGAACCGTCGCCGGCAACGCTGATGAACTGCATCGACGGTCGTGAAGCGCTGCCCTTTGATCTGGCCAAACGTATTGCTGACCGCTACGGGTGCAGTCTGGAGTGGCTTATCAACGGCTCTAGCTCTATGTTTCCATACCCAGAAATTGGCGGGGACTATCGCGAGTTTTTCGAGCCAGCTATCAGGGGCACCGGTATCAATATCAAGCTGGTCCGGCTCTGCACCTCTGAGGATGCCGAAGGCAATCCAGGCCGGCATGACGGTACCTTGCTGATATTCAGATGCAAGGACGACAAACTAAGCATTGCCGCGGGGTATAGCGGTCGCTTTTATCTAAATGGTCATATGGGTGGTGGTGGCCATAGCTGCCTGGAAGGTTTCGTCAACTTTCTCAATCAGAATCAAAACGTGCAATTCAGCGAATACAACTGTACGGCGCCGATTGACGAATCTGCGATGTGGGACCACCACCCCAACTACTACCTTGATCTCAAGCATTGCAGTCAAGCGTCCTGGCTATACCCACTCCGCGCTGGTAGGTCGCCTTCCAGCATTGACTGGACGCAGCAGCACGCCTATATGAGCCCAAAGCAAAGCGATCAGCTACTTTCATAAGCAAGGCTCATCTGCTGGGCACTGGCATAGCCTTTGAACTAGATTGAGCGAAACCTTCTCTTGTAGGACAGGTACTCGTCGACCTAGAGGCCTATGTAGCTGGACGACACGGCCTCACGAATGAACCTCTTCTCCAGCAAACGGGAGCAGCACTCGTACAATGTCGTCTTTCCATCGAAGGAGAAACATCGAGAGCCACGGAGCAAGATGCAGATCGGCCTGTTTTGCCTTTAGGCCAGCCCGTGAGAGCTAAACTGAAGACCTGCGGAGCATGAGTGGCCAAGCACTGCTGCGCGATGTTTCTGAGGGCCTCAATATGACCATGCCGAATGAACGCACCCGGGCAGTCATCCAAACGGGAGAGTTTCTGCTCGAGCTATCTCGAGATTCCTCGCTGCCAGAGCGGATACGCCGTGACGCCAAATTTCTCCTGCGTCACTACCCAGACCAGTTCCAGATGCTCCTTGCTGGACGGATTGAAGAAGCATCAGATTCTGACGTATCCCCATCGGGTCCAGTCTTCAGCTCCTCAATCGAAAGCAGCTATCACTCCCCGATCGTTTACGCTGCAGACGCGAAAATCCCCAGATGAACGGTTGGGATAGAGCCGTCGGAGCCTTGGCCGCCGCTCGAAAAGTCGTTTTTTTCACCGGTGCCGGCATCTGTGCTGCAAGTGGAATTCCAACATTTCGCGAAAAGCTCACAGGCCTCTGGGAGAAACACGCCCCTGAAAGATTGTAAACGGCACGGGCTTTTTCGAGAGACCCCTCAACTGGTTTAGGGGGTGGTATCTGTGGCGGCGCTCCCAAGCTGGCCAGGCCCAACCAAACGCCGCTCATCTTTCGATTAGCCGACTGGCGACCACCGGCAAATAGGTTTCGGTCATCACTCAGAATATCGATGACCTGCACGAGCGCGCGGGGTCTCAGAACGTCGTGCATTTGCACGGCAGCTTGATCAATCCGATCTGCGTTGCCTGCAGGCGTCCGGCGGTAATCACGACTGATCAATTTCAGGTTTCTGCAGCAGGAGAATGGGTAGAGCCGCCCCGGTGCACACGGTGCAATGGGAAACTCCGGCCTGGAGTTGTGTGGTTTGGAGAGGATCTGCCTGCTGGAGCCTGGAAAGCAGCAATGGCCGACGTCAGAAATTGCGACGCCCTGATCTCCGTGGGGACTTCAGGAGTCGTCAGGCCTGCGGCGGATATTCCTGAAATCGCATTGGCATCTGGCGCGACAGTTATACACGTCAACATCGCAGACGTTTGCTTGAGGTCCCCAAACGAATTGATGCTGTTGGGCTCGGCCGCGCAGGTGTTGCCTGCGCGATTGCAGGCGACACCCTCGAGATAAAGCTGGCAGCAATGCTTTCATAGCGCTTACTTTGCAGGCCCTCGCGGCTTAGGCGACCCTTTGGATTCGAATAGCAGTCGGCTGTATGCATCCTCCAAGCCCTCCCGAGTTTGCTTGGGTAAGGCTGGTTTCTTCTCACGCTTTGGCTTCGAAGATGGATTGGAAGGTGAACCCGGTGGATGGAGCTGCTCGAAAGTCTTGCGCTCCTCGGCTGTAAGGGATGAAACAAAAACCTTCTCGCTCACCCGTGAAGCACGATCGTCCCTGGCAAAGCTCAAGACGTTTGATGGCATCGGCACCGGGAACGGGCAACGAAGGTCAGGCCTGCCCCCGGTTTTGCTCTTATGAACGCTGAGGCGAATTAGCTCCTCGACGTCGTCCCTACTGCTGGAGTACGAGGCTGAAAGGTATGCATTGTTGACGTCCTCCAGAGTAATCGTATGGCGACGGGCCGCACGGGCTTCGAGATACGCCACCTTGATCAGTTGAACCGCCAGACGCTTTATACCGAACGTCCAGCGATACAGCTCATGTACAAGGGCGGCTGGATCTGCGGATACGCGTCGTCCACTCACCCGGATGCATTCTCGAACATATTCCTCCCAAGCTTTCGAGTCAGGATGGTCCGGCAGCATGACGCGGAGGTCGGATAGAAGCCGTTGCTTGTCCTCACTGTTTCTTGTCAGCAGTTTGTGGCCCAAGCTGTAGTTCGCCACATAGATCATCGGAATCCCCAGCCCGGCCACGGTGAGGAGAATATCCGTGACCCGGGCTATGCCTTGACCAGTGCTCTGATGCTGCATCTCTTCGAGCATCATTAGTGATACACCGTCACGATTGACCCTACGCCGGCACTCCGTCAGCAGCTTTGATGTGTTCGCTCTAACTCCTGCCGCGTCGCCGCCGAGGAAGTCTTCCAACAACTGCCTGCCGCCAGCCTTCCCCCTTGCGCTGGCGTACCAGTACGAGATTAAGGTATGCGGTTCATGGTAATGAGCCGATGCATAAGGAGCAGGTCCAGGCATTACCTTCATCAGCGCTCTAATAGTTTGGCTCTTCCCAATGCCAGCAAGGCCGGTAAGGCAAGTAGGGAACGCCTCCTCCTCAGGGGGGTGATACAGCCGCCGCTGATATTGCTGGTCAGTGGAAAAGCTCTCGGCCGAAAAGCTGCGCGCACGGTCAACGCTGTCTTTGATGAAGTCCAAAGAAAACTGGTTGGGAAGGAAAATCGTCTTCAGGGCCTCCGACAAACGCTCAGCGGCCAATGCGGGACTCAACTCCTCAAGACCGGTCACCGGATCAGGATGCACTGTAACCAACCGCCGGATATCAGCCGGCGTGTCCGGTCCGTCAAAGCGCGTGGAAAAGATGTTAGTCATGGCCTTTCCCCATCAACCGCTTCTGGTCGGCGGCATCACGCTCGGCCGCTCCGCCCTTTGCAGGACGCCCCAGCTTGCGAGTACCACTGTCCCAGGCTTTGCTTGTTGCGTGAAGAAACTGGGCATTGCGATCCTGGAGGATCGCGGGCTGTTCTTCACGAAGCTTCGCCTTGCCGCTCAGCCGATTCTCATTGAGCACTTGAAGATCCGAGAGCGAAATGTCGACACTGCTGGGATGGACGCTCGCTGGCTTTACAAAATCGAGTTCGTACAAGACACCCTCTAACTCGATCCAGATATGTCTGACACACATGGTCATCACATAAGCTGAGACCCGTATCTGGCCATTGAGCGCAATCCTGTCAAAAACTTCGGTATCTATCAGCTTTGAAGAGTTGTACTTACGGCCATAAAAATAAACCCCACTTCTTTTAATGTGTGCCGGATGAGGAGTCAGGAACTCTCGCACGGCGTAGTCGAAAGTAACCTCCGTTCCCGCATCGTAACCAAGATCACTGTAGAACTTGTAAATATTATGTGGGGTTGGACTGAAGCCCACTTCCAGCATTTCAGGTGTCATTCTCCCCTCAGCATCAGAAGCGTTATTATCATAAATAGCTTGCAAAATATGCCGCTTGCACATCTCCACAAAGTTGAGCGAGCTATGAAAATGTGTTTGCTGATCATTGTCAGACTTGGTCCGAGGATGTGACGATTCGACCGTCGCTTTCGACTGACCCGAGTGGGTCGGAGTGAGCTCGAGCCTGGATAGCCAACTCATCATCTCGCCACGAGCGACTGCTTCTGAACGATTTGGTACGCCCATGGTGGAGCCAGGTCCACGATCGAAGACGATGTTTTGTGGCAGACCATAAGTGGGCCAGTCCTCTTCTCTAATCGTCAATCCAAATAACGAGGCATATTTGACCTTACCTATGGCCGTCGAAAACAGGGCCATCCGGTAAGCTTCCATATTCTCTTTGTTTTCGGAGAATCCCAAGGCGACGACGGCACCAGACTGGCCACACACCCCTCGAACTATACAAGCCGAATCCATAGCGGATCCTTCCAGCAAACCAGATATTTTTCCTTTGGGGTTATAACCATCGAACTCAACAAGTTGGTTAACATTGACGAGATCGTGAGCGAAGCTTCCAACAATTCCAGACTTTGCTCGAGCACCGCTGGGACCTCTGCGTGCTTTCCTATACGCCTTGGTGCTTATCACCTGACCAAGATAGTAGTCGTACTGTCCTTTTGTGGGAAATGGCTTCCCTTCAGGATGATAGAACTTCTTACTTCCCTCTGAAGTTGTTAGAGGAATACAACCGAACTCACCTACTAGCACGGCACCAAAAATCTCAGCGTCAGATTTTGTTTTATCATTGTAATTGATGAACCCATTAATAATAGAAGCCTGCATTTCGGGCGTGGCGGGGAATCGGGATTTGCGTCCCGACCTAGGCGGACGTCCCAACATTTGCCCGTCTGCGGCCTGTTCCCTCTTGCCTGTTCCACAACGGTCGAACTTAGGCATAAGCGCCCACTTCGAGCGGCCGAATACCAGATAGGTAAAAAACCAAAACCTCAACCGGGCGGCGTTCTGAGAGGGGGACTGGTTGGCGGCATAGGCATTGATGATCGACTCGGGATTGTCGCTGGAGAGGATCTCCTCAG includes:
- a CDS encoding S8 family peptidase; protein product: MATYKHLSITREVLDNSRRTKSPPHFVTREDRRGHGQKLNAYFAKAEGLAKKQIGSSDKSPYVLKLEYEGALTFANLNTHGLEFVSQEGKQLCVVFASEEGLAKFTAHLQKLGVMDSGLTHRQILEAIAGVDAWSAEDRKSWALKNIGLPDTPTFKLDVELWPIQVAHHPSRVLLTTSFETWLASEHIKKLDRINLDSLLMYRVEVTPVQAQLLLNQRDVRLVDLIPATGISIQQLNRDINELPLNIPAPPNDAARVCILDSGINGNHPLLKPAMAESASFVDEEGDADEAGHGTAVAGVALYGDVEGCNNSNFWKPEFWLFNGKVMKKCPHTGNAVYDELTLEVSLTKAVEHFVELGCRIFNLSLGNNNAPYDGAHVRGLAYILDVLSRRYNILFVVSTGNFCGSENPPVPINSWRDEYPEYLIAAQSAIIDPAPAMMVLTVGSISRHNATIDSQKYPEIYQLSPASENQPSPFTRHGPSVKGAIKPELVAAGGNLASPMRQANAQWAPHMRGLGVLTLNHQWTGNTVFKEISGTSLAAPYITHLAGRLLNAYPTASANMLRAMLVNQAYLPDAVTSTFSEEFRKSYKKAKATWNRDVERDVAGYGVVSEADLFRSSDNVVVLMSEETIENDGCQFFELPLPEDYLRSARGTRELSITLAYSPVVRTTRIEYLATQIYYRLVTGTSLEEVQKHFSQEMKKTTEVLKEARDTNRDIPAQMRNHGTVQSSRWTFKQGKPGEKWFVVVVRQDRDWNPSAAEKEQYSLVVTVADRDNERAQLYTQIQTRIDQQAVVREQQRAKMTAVRLQNRG
- a CDS encoding ATP-binding protein, which translates into the protein MANGKILRQLFRAGTAGDADAFRLASKAVIEEERQKQHHLLANDLEQILYGSDLNLKASSNTPRAHYDVPVDKERGLPLLDIRTPKRSLDEVILPPSSSAALEEILEENRRADVLRSYGMKPAGKVIFFGPPGCGKTLAAEVVAFELDRPLAIVRLDALMSSFLGETAANLRKVFDFIAQHPFVVLFDEFDAIGKERGDSGDHGELRRVVNAVLQMMDSYEGLSLILAATNHEKILDSAIWRRFDESIEFPLPDEKQLKEILLLKLRGIRRQFEIDDKEVLKEFKGKSGADIERVIRRAAKRMILREQEFLTIKELRSALVREDLRKS
- a CDS encoding DUF6088 family protein, yielding MKTLPESILEHSRRLPEGGLLSAKEFLHLGSRAAVDQALSRLAKAGKLIRASRGLYLAAITDQGRYVTPAMEKVVSALASKNQEDIVLDGARSAKMLGLSVQVPSGDAFLTSGRARTLQVGEVTAEIKHAPRWMLALGSTTAGAVIRALAWLGERRIGEVMETLRIQLTPIDWQALSSVRSLLPSWMALAIGREVG
- a CDS encoding BPSL0761 family protein is translated as MSGQALLRDVSEGLNMTMPNERTRAVIQTGEFLLELSRDSSLPERIRRDAKFLLRHYPDQFQMLLAGRIEEASDSDVSPSGPVFSSSIESSYHSPIVYAADAKIPR
- a CDS encoding transposase, producing the protein MTNIFSTRFDGPDTPADIRRLVTVHPDPVTGLEELSPALAAERLSEALKTIFLPNQFSLDFIKDSVDRARSFSAESFSTDQQYQRRLYHPPEEEAFPTCLTGLAGIGKSQTIRALMKVMPGPAPYASAHYHEPHTLISYWYASARGKAGGRQLLEDFLGGDAAGVRANTSKLLTECRRRVNRDGVSLMMLEEMQHQSTGQGIARVTDILLTVAGLGIPMIYVANYSLGHKLLTRNSEDKQRLLSDLRVMLPDHPDSKAWEEYVRECIRVSGRRVSADPAALVHELYRWTFGIKRLAVQLIKVAYLEARAARRHTITLEDVNNAYLSASYSSSRDDVEELIRLSVHKSKTGGRPDLRCPFPVPMPSNVLSFARDDRASRVSEKVFVSSLTAEERKTFEQLHPPGSPSNPSSKPKREKKPALPKQTREGLEDAYSRLLFESKGSPKPRGPAK
- a CDS encoding transposase, yielding MITGSKLKAPEGFRGLTKDVEYYFLASAGKANRARLVFFDEKGTTASLLTFSRPEFDLALTNGDLLECGSDATPPWLQAIRGISVDQLEMDRVRPTKSYDEMVNKRYLAIADLVDDAEEILSSDNPESIINAYAANQSPSQNAARLRFWFFTYLVFGRSKWALMPKFDRCGTGKREQAADGQMLGRPPRSGRKSRFPATPEMQASIINGFINYNDKTKSDAEIFGAVLVGEFGCIPLTTSEGSKKFYHPEGKPFPTKGQYDYYLGQVISTKAYRKARRGPSGARAKSGIVGSFAHDLVNVNQLVEFDGYNPKGKISGLLEGSAMDSACIVRGVCGQSGAVVALGFSENKENMEAYRMALFSTAIGKVKYASLFGLTIREEDWPTYGLPQNIVFDRGPGSTMGVPNRSEAVARGEMMSWLSRLELTPTHSGQSKATVESSHPRTKSDNDQQTHFHSSLNFVEMCKRHILQAIYDNNASDAEGRMTPEMLEVGFSPTPHNIYKFYSDLGYDAGTEVTFDYAVREFLTPHPAHIKRSGVYFYGRKYNSSKLIDTEVFDRIALNGQIRVSAYVMTMCVRHIWIELEGVLYELDFVKPASVHPSSVDISLSDLQVLNENRLSGKAKLREEQPAILQDRNAQFLHATSKAWDSGTRKLGRPAKGGAAERDAADQKRLMGKGHD